The following is a genomic window from uncultured Draconibacterium sp..
AACCATAAATATTATCCGTACCAAAAAAATGTCGAACATGCGTTCTTCTGGTGCCGATGAAAAAACATCCATCGCTCCGGCCGTTAAATTTTCGCTGGAAGAAGCAATGGAATATATCCGTAACGACGAATACATTGAGGTTACTCCAAACTTTATGCGAATTCGTAAAATTTACCTCGACGAGCATGAGCGTAAACGTCGTGCAAAAGCGATAAGTGAATAAAGAAACATATTTGAAATATATTGGAAGGCAGGTTGATAATCAATCTGCCTTTTTTGTGTTTGGTAGTTCTTGCAAAGGCTAAATAGTCTGAATTCAGCCAGATGTTATAATTCCTCTTTTTTGTCTACTGAATTGTTAACGATCTTTAAACGACTTTTAAATATATCTTACTATTTAGATAGCTGATAAATTGCTTGGGAGCATTGCTAATGTGGGGTTTTGGTTCTATTTTTAGGAGCAAAACTTAATTCTAAAGTCATGATTCAAAAATGTTTAGTTCTTGTTTCTGCACTGATTTTCTCGGTAACCAGCTTATATGCTCAGGAGCCAACTGTTTGGCGGGGCCAAAATAACGGAATTTACCCGGAAACAGGCTTGCTTAAAGAGTGGCCGGCCAATGGTCCCGAAATTTTATGGACCGCAGAGGGATTGGGCGAAGGACATTCGTCGCCGGTATTTGCCAACGATAAAATCTACCTGTCGACCATGATCGATGGTGAAGGTTTTATTTTCATTTTCTCTCAGGATGGTGAAATAATAAAAAAGGTTTCATATGGAACAGAATTCGCAGAAAGTTATCCTGGTGCCCGTTCTTCTGTCGTGGTTGATGGTGATTTAATGTACATCTATAGCGGTCTGGGAGTGTTGACTTGTATGGATTCAGAAAACGGCGAAGTAAAATGGCGCAAAAATGCTTTTACTGATTTCGATGGTGAAAATATACGTTGGGGAGTTACCGAAACTGTTCTTATTGATGGCGATGTAGTGTATTTAACTCCGGGCGGAAAGAAAAACAATATAGTGGCCTTGAACCGTTTTAATGGCGATCTGATCTGGACATCAGCCGGAAAAGGAGAATTGTCGGCTTACTGTACACCATTGCTGGTAGAACTTCCTGCGCGAAAATTACTGCTAACACATACTGCCGATCATATTATTGGTGTTGATGCCAAAACCGGACAGTTGCTGTGGGATTACCCGCATAAAAACCAGTGGAGCGTTCATCCGAATACGCCGCTTTTCTATAACGGCGATCTGTTTTGCTTTAGCGGCTATGGCAAAGGTGGAGTAAAACTTGATCTTAGCGAGGATGGCAGCAGTGTGACAAAACAGTGGGAAAACCCAGAGCTAGACAGTCGTATGGGAGGAATGGTTGTGGTTGACGGTTATCTTTATGGCTCAGGCGACAAAGGGCGCGAGTGGCGTTGCGTGAACTGGGAAACCGGCGAGGAAAAATACGCATCGAAAGACATTGCAAAAGGTGTTACCATTTATGCCGACGGCATGTTATATTGCTACAGCGAACGTGGCGAACTGGCATTGGTTGAAGCTACACCCGAAGGCTTTAATATTGTAAGCCAAACAAAAGTTGAATTGGGAACAGCACAACATTGGGCGCACCCGGTAATTAATAATGGACGCCTGTTTGTTCGCCATGGCGATGTGCTAATTGCCTACAAAATCAAATAAGTTCCACCTGAATTTCTATTCAATTAAAATAAAAAACCATGAAGATTGCACTAACACTATTAATTGCCGCATTTACGTTATCGTTAAGCGCCCAGGTTACACAGTGGCGCGGGCCAAACCGCGACGGGCATTTCCCCGAAACAGGCTTGCTAAAAGAATGGCCCGAAAAAGGCCCTGAATTACTGATGCAGGTTGAAAAAATAGGAAAAGGATATTCGTCGGCAATTGCTGAAGGCGATATGATCTACACAACCGGAATGATTGATACCATGGATTATCTGACTGCGATAAATCCTGATGGTTCGTTTAAATACCAGGTGCCTTATGGCCGCTCGTGGACGAACTCGTTTCCCGATACTCGAAGTACACCGGTAATTGATAACGACCGGATATACGTACAAAGCGGAACCGGACAGGTTTCATGTATCAACAAAGGAAGCGGGGAAACCATTTGGGAAGTTAACGTTGACGAAAATTTTCATGGAGAATACCATATTTGGGGAAATTCTGAAACAGTTCTGATTTGCGACGATAAAGTAATCGTTTCGCCCGGAGGAAAAGAAACCAGCGTTGTGGCGCTAAATAAAATGACTGGCGAGAAAGTTTGGCAAACCGAGTCGCTTGGAGGGCCGAGAGCTTATGCGTCGGCAACTATTTACGAATGGAATGGTTTCCGTTATATTCTGGCGGTTATCGGTACTGATCTTATGGCAATTGTTCCCGAAACCGGCGAGATAGCCTGGAGTTACAGGTATTGGAATCCTACTCATTGGGATCAGGACGGATTGATCTGGACGAATACGCCTGTTTTTAAAGACAATCGTATTTTTATTACCATGGGCTATGATTATCCGGCTGTTATGCTGGAAGTGGATTCAACAGGAACATCGGTAAGCGAAAAATTTGTTGATCATACTTTTGATAATCACCACCACGGCGTAATTCTTACCGATGGTTATTTGTACGGCTCAAACTGGTTTGATAACAAACGGGGAAAATGGATTTGTATGAACTGGGATTCAGGCGAGATTAAATATGTAGCAGATTGGGACACAAAAGGTTCGGTGGTGATGGCCGACGGACTGCTTTACTGTTACAACGAACGTGGAAATGTTGGGTTGGTAAAACCCGATCCTGATGGTTTTGAAGTGATCAGCGAATTCAAAATCAGAGAAGGTGCCGGGCCGCATTGGGCGCATCCTTTTATCGCCAATGGTAAATTGTATATGCGCCACGGCGATGTGTTAATGGTGTACGATATTAAAGCTTAACCCCGCATTAACTCAAGTTTGCAGCAAAACTATTATCTTTCTGTTTTTACCTGAATTAATGATTAAAAGAACCATAAATATCATCTTAATCTTGATCGGTACCATTGGATTTATTTCCATTTTTTGGTGGTTAAATGCCGATCCTACCAAAGGTTTTTCCGTTAATCTTGAAGGTGCTGATAATCGGGGTAAAGGAGTACCTCTACAGGAGGTGAATATTGGTGAATATTTTGAAGAGTTTGCCTCGGATTACCAGGTGTTGGACGAAACGTGGACCAATTTTCGTGGTGCCGACCACGATAATATTTCAAAGTCGTCGGTAAAGCTAGTCGAGAGTTTTGGGGCGGAAGGTCCAAAAATTCTTTGGTCGAAGAAATTAGGGGAAGGACACTCCGGAGCTGCTATTTACAAAGGTTTGGCTTATGTACTCGACTACAGTGAAGAGGAGCGAGCCGATATTTTGCGCTGTTTTTCAGTGGTTTCCGGTGAGGAGCAGTGGCGTCGCGGATACGATGTGGCTATAAAAAGAAATCACGGAATGTCGCGAACGATCCCCGCTGTTACCGATAAATACATTGTTACGATTGGGCCAAAATGCCACGTTATGTGTCTTGATCGCGAAACAGGAGATTTTCGTTGGGGACTCGATGTCGTAAAAGAGTATCAGAATGAAATACCCTTTTGGTACACCGGACAATGTCCGATAATTGATAATGGCGTTGCAATTATTGCCACCGGAGGGAGTAAAATGATGGTAGCCATTGATTGCGAAACCGGTGAGAAATTATGGGAAACACCAAATCCAAATGGTTGGAAAATGTCGCATTCTTCGGTAATGCCTTTTACTTTTGGCAGTCGAAAAATGTATGTGTACAGCGCTATCGGTGGCTTGCTTGGAGTTGCTGCCGATGGATCTGATGCTGGGCAGATTTTATGGGCTACATCGCAGTGGAATCATTCGGTTGTTGCACCTTCTCCGGTTTGTATGCCCGACGGAAAAATCTTTTTAACAGCAGGTTATGGTGCCGGAAGTATGATCGTGCAACTAACGGAAAATAATGGTGTTTTCTCTGCTGAGCCGCTTTACGAATATGCACCAAAAGATGGATTGGCATGTGAGCAGCAAACACCGATTTTATGGAATGGCCTTTTGTTTGGTATCGTTCCGAAGGATGGTGGTGCCAACCGAAATCAGCTGATTTGCGTGAATCCCAGTGATACAAGAAAAGTGGTGTGGACGAGTGGTAAGGAGAACCGTTTTGGACTCGGACCGTATTTTATTGCCGACAATAAACTATTTATTCTGAGTGATGACGGAACCCTGACTATTGCACGCCCAAGTACCGAAAAATACATTCAGTTGGAACAGGTTAAAGTAATTGAAGACGGGCACGATGCCTGGGCGCCTTTTGCATTGGCCGACGGTTATTTATTGTTGCGCGACGCAGAAACAATGATCTGCATCGACCTGAATGTGAACGGATAGATAAGCATTAATTATATTGTTATGAAGAACAAAGGAATTGTAATATTTCTGATTTTACTGGCGGCGGTAATCGTTGGTATAATGGTGTTTGACTGGTATTCGAAGCGTCCGGATAACATGGATGCCAATAAGTTTGAGTTCAGTGTGGCTGAGTTTCGGAATGTTCCGAAGGAGCTGGTGAAATACAAAGAGACCCGGAATTTTAACCTGGGCTTTGTAAAAGCTGAAGCACTTGAAATTGCCAATAATAACATTTACGCTGTTGGCGATCAGAAATTGAAGATCGTTGATTTCTCGGGAACGCTGCTTAATGAGGTGGGTTTTTTGGATGAGCCTCATGGATTGGACGTGGTTGGCGATACCATTTATATAGTTTTCGAGAAATTTGTGTGGATTGTCGACAAAACCGGCATTACCATTCACAAATGGGAAGTTGAGGGAGAAGATACCTATTTGACTGCTGTTGCTGTTGATGGTGAGGATATTATGGTTGCCGATGCGGGTAACCGACGCATACTACGTTTTAATCATCAGGGAGAAACTGTGAATCAGTTTGAAGGAAAAACCGATGACGATTTAGCACACGGTTTTATTGTGCCCAGTCCATATTTCGATTTAGATATAAATGCTTACGGCGATTTGTGGGTGGCCAATCCGGGTATGCACACCATGGAAAACTACACCAAAGAAGGACGATTGCGCGAGTTCTGGAAAGCTTCAGGAAATCAAACTAAGAATTTCAGCGGATGTTGCAATCCTGCTCATTTTTGCTTTTTGCCCGATGGCAGTTTTGTTACCAGCGAAAAAGGGTTGGTTCGCGTAAAAATTTACAAACCGTCCGGAGAGTTTTCTGGAGTTGTGGCGCCACCGGCAAAATTCGATGAAAAAATTGAAGGGCAAGCTCCCGATGTAGCTGTCGATGAGGACGGAAATATTTATGCGCTGGATTTCGACAGAAATGTATTACGGGTATTTGAACCAAAGATGTCAGAATAGACAATATTACTGAGATGAAACGAAAAGAATTTATAAGAACAACAGGACGACTTTTGCTTCTCGGAGGAATTACAGCTTCTACTGGTTATTTGTTCGTGAATAAAAAGGTGTCAGTTTCTTGTTCGGTTTCCCCAACATGTAAAAACTGTGGAAAGGTTTCAGCGTGTATTAATCCTGATGTAAAAGAGGAGCGGGGAGAAGTGGAATTAAAGCCATAATAATTTGGGCTTTTTAGCCCCGGGTTTTAACCCGGGGGAACGAGTGAAACGAGTATAAAGGCGCCTGGTAACTTGATTGAAAAAACAATTGACCTGGCGCCGCAGAGCAAATTTTGACTAGAAATGACAAATGGAAAATAACAGCAAATCACAAAGCCGCAGGAAATTCATCCGTAATGGGGTGCGCGCCTCGTTATTATTGTCGTTGGGAGCGATAAGTGTTTCGGCGCTACGTAAGGTAAGTGGCGATGATTATGTGTGGCAGATCGATCCATTTAAGTGTACGCAGTGCGGACGATGTGCAACCGAGTGTGTGTTGAATCCTTCGGCCGTAAAATGTATCCATGCTTTTGATTTGTGTGGTTACTGCGATTTGTGTGGCGGCTACCTGAAACCCGATGCAAATGCGCAAAGTACAGCTGCCGAAAACCAGTTGTGCCCAACAGCAGCCATCGAACGTCGTTTCATCGAGGAACCCTATTTCGAGTATCATATTAACGAGGATCTGTGCATTGGTTGTGCAAAATGTGTAGCCGGATGTACTTCATTCGGAAACGGTTCGATGCACCTGCAGATCATGCATCATATCTGTGTCAACTGTAACGAGTGTTCCATCGCACGGGTTTGCCCGTCGGACGCCATTAGCCGGGTAAAAGCCAGTGAAGCTTACAACGTAAAAGGTGATTTTACAAACAACCCAGAAGCCTGATTTTAGAAAATGAGAGATCAACTGAACCAAAATAGTTACGAGCCAAGATTTACGAGCCGCGAGCAAAAGAGATTCTTCGGATTTAAGTTAAAATCAGTGATTTTCACTTTTGCCTTTAATCTTTTGTCTTTTAACCTGTCTGCCCAGAAACAACGTTTTCCAAAACCGGAATTTGATACCGGTTACACGCAACCAACGCCGGTAACACCCGAACTGCGGGCATTGGCAATGGAATATTTCGATGTGCTGGTACTTCTCCTTGTTTTGGCGGCTGCAACTTATTTTGCATTAAAAAGCCGTTCGCGACAAGGTATTTTATGGCTGTCGATTTTCACGCTCGTTTATTTCGGTTTTTACCGGAACGGATGTATTTGTAGCATCGGCGCAATTCAAAATGTTACGCTGACTTTTTTCGATCCGGCCTATGCTATTTCGATAACAGCCTTATTGTTTTTTATATTGCCACTCGTTGTTACGCTGTTTTTCGGGCGAACGTTCTGTGCCGGCGCCTGTCCTTTGGGTGCCATTCAGGATTTGGTAGTGGTAAAACCGATAAGCTTGCCAAAGTGGTTAAACAAAACACTCGGGTTGATTCCATATTTATACTTGTCGCTGGCAGTGCTTTTTGCTGCCACAGGAACTGATTTTATCATTTGCCGTTACGATCCGTTCGTTGGTATTTTCCGTATGGATGCTAAATTTCTGATGATCGTTTTGGGCGTTGCTTTCCTGTTGATGGGAATGTTTGTTGCCCGTCCGTATTGTCGTTTTTTATGCCCTTATGGAGTGCTGCTTAGCTGGATGTCGCGTTTCTCAAGTCGACATCTTACAATCACGCCATCAAAATGCATTCAGTGTAAATTATGTGCAAACTCGTGTCCGTTTGATGCTATTGATTTCCCGACCAACGAAAAAGAAGTGGTAAAATCCGGACTTGGCCCAAAACGTTTTATAACCTACGCTTTGGTAATTCCGTTGTGGATTGCGCTGGGAGTATTTGTGGGTGCAAAATCGCATACTTTTTTATCAAAAGCAAACCAGGACGTTTATCTGGCAGAATTGCTGATTGAGCATCCTGAATTGAAAAATGATCCGAATAATATTGATGTGCAGACTTTTCTTGCTTCAGGAAAATCGATGGATGAACTGGTAAACGAAGCCACTGTAATTCGTGAGAAATTTTATATCGGAAGTATGATTGCCGGAGGATTTATGGGACTAGTAATTGGGATGACCTTATTGAATACCGTAGTGTTCCGTAAACGACAGGATTATGAGCCTCACAAAGGGAATTGTTTTAGTTGTGCAAGGTGTGTGGATTATTGCCCCGTTGAAAAATAATATTGAAAAAGAGGAAAAAGATATAATGAACAATCAGGATAAACTAAAACTATCGAAGAACATAGCTTTAATTGCAGGTATTTTTTGCTCGGCTGTTGCACTACTGCTTTTATTGAATTTTTGGCAGTTAACTAAAACCGATCCTATTGAAAGTAAAGCATTGGAAGCGTTGGTTGAGCGCTTAAAAGACGATGCCAACAACGAGGAGCTAAAAGAGGAGATTCGCAATTTCGATTTGCTGGCCAGAAAGGCCTATTTTAACAGTCAGTGGCAAGTTGAAACAGGAGCTTATATGTTACTTTTCGGTGCCATTGTTTTGGCATTTGCATTGCGGGTTTATTACTCTGCTAAAAGTAAAATTGAGGAGCCGGATAAGGTACTCGAAAATGAAATAGCCAGCCGCATAATTGCGCAAAAGGGGATTGTAATTGTTGGTGCGGCAGTTATGGTTTTGGCGCTGTTGGCTTCCTTCTTGTCTGTAAATCAGCTTAAATCCTATGACGCAGCATCTCTGGTGGCTGAAAACGAATCGCCGGATGAAGAGGTCGTTGAGGTAATAAATGTTGCTCCTGCACAAATTGCAACAAATGAAGTTGTAGAAGAACTGGTTGTTGATGAAGATACCACAGAAAATGTATCAGAAGAAACTACAACAGAAGTTCAATCTGAAGAGTCATCTTCAGAAACTGTAGCAGAAGCAGCGCCTCCGGAACCCAAACCGGCTGCTGTATCAACTGAAATAACGCTTGCTGAAATACAGAAAAACCATAATTCATTCCGCGGTCCTTTAGCACAGGGAGTGATTATGCACAAAAATATTCCAACAGAATGGGACGGCGTTGCCGGAACAAATGTGATATGGAAAGCAGAGGTGCCAAAACATGGATTCAACTCGCCAATTATTTGGGAAGACAAGCTGTTTGTATCGGGGGCAGACAACACCAGTCGCGAAGTATATTGTTATAACCGTAACGATGGCAAATTGCTGTGGACAGGTCTTGCTGATAATATTTCAGGATCACCGGCAACACCACCGCGTGTAACCGACGATACAGGTTTAGCGGCACCAACCTTAACCACCGATGGAAAGGCTGTTTTTGCCATTTTCGGAACAGGAGATGTAATTGCATTTGATATGAACGGAAAGCGCGTTTGGGCACGAAACCTGGGTGTTCCCGATAATCATTACGGGCATTCATCGTCGCTGATTACCTGGAACGGAAAACTTTTGATTCAGTACGATACCAATCGGGGTGGGAAAGTGATGGCACTTGACAACAAAACCGGAGAAACGGTTTGGGAGACAGTGCGTAATTCCAAAATCTCATGGGCAAGTCCCGTTTTGGCAGAGGTTGATGGCAGGTATCAGCTGGTATTAACTGCTGATCCTATTGTGGCCGGTTACGATGTGGAAACCGGAGAAGAACTCTGGTCGGTTGAATGTATGATGGGTGAAGTTGGGCCATCTGTTGGTTATGACGACGGTATTGTGGTGGCAGCCAACGAATATGCCCGGATGGTAGCTATTGATATCCGCACACACGAAACACTTTGGGAAGATGATTTCTACTTGCCTGAAGCATCCAGTGTTTTGGCGCACGACGGATTGGTTTATGTTGCAACCAGTTACGGTGTTTTTGTGTGCTATGATCTGAAAGAAGGAGAGTTGCTTTGGGAGGACGATTTCGGTTCGCCAGTATATTCTTCGCCGGTTTACGCCGATGGCAAAGTGTTTCTGATGGACAACGATGGAGTGATGCGAATTTATGAGTTTGGCAGGGAGCTGAAGAAAATTAGTGAAAACGAACTGGGAGAACTATCTGGTCCTACGCCGGCTTTTGCCGATGGCCGGATATACATTAGAGGACTGGAACATGTGTTTTGTATCGGGAAGTAAATAGAAAATGTCATTCCGAACGAAGAGAAGAATCTGTTACAAAAGAATTAGAAGTTAAAGATTGCTCAGTCGTTGTGATTTTAAAATCGGGAAAGGGAAATAGCTTAAATGACAGAAGAAAATAAATATATCGATCAGCTGATACAGGAAAAAGGTATTACCCAAAAGAGCCTGATTCCTATTCTTCAGGCTATTCAAAAGGAATACAATTATTTGCCTGAAGATGTTTTGCGGCTGGTGGCTGATAAAACAGAAATAAGCCTGGCCGAGATTATTGGTGTGGCGAGTTTTTACTCTCAGTTTCGTTTGCAGCCGGTTGGCGAGCATATGATAAAAGTGTGTGTAGGAACGGCTTGCCACGTTAAAGGCGCCGGTCAGGTTTACGATGCATTTCGGCGCGAATTAAAGTTGGCAGAAGGAGAGGAAACCGAGGAGTCAGGGAAATATACGTTGGAGCAGGTGGCTTGTTTGGGGTGCTGTACCCTGGCGCCGGTGGTTCAGATCGATGAAACAACATATGGTCATGTAGCATCCGATCAGGTTGCACAGGTGATTGCCGATTTTGAAAGTCTGAAAGGAACAAAAAACACGAAAAAAGCACGAAAAGCTGATGGCTCAGAAATTCAGGGTGAGATACGAATTGGACTTGGGTCGTGTTGTGTGGCCAGCGGAAGTAAGGAGATTCAGGAGGAAGTTGAACATGTTGTAAATGAAAGCGGACTGCGCGTTAGTCTCAAGCATGTAGGCTGCGTAGGAATGTGTCACCAGGTGCCACTGGTTGAGGTAGTGCCCAACGAAGGAGAAGCTACGCTTTACGCCAAAGTAAAACCCGAAGACGTTAAAAATATTGTAGAAAGTCATTTTCAGGCACCGGGCTTGTTTACCCGCCTGAAAAATAAATTGTTGCACACGGTTGAGGAGATTCAGACCGACCGTAACTGGGATGGGGTTGAGCGCTACGAAATAAGTATGCGCGAAAAACCTGTGGCTTCGTTTTTAGGGAAACAAATTCCTATTGCTACTGAATCCCGGGGGATTATTAATCCGCTTGATATTAATGAATACCTGAGCCGCGGAGGTTTTTCGGCCCTCGATAAAGTGCTGAACAAAATGGCGCCTGACGAGGTGATTCGGGAGGTGAAAGATAGCGGAGTGAGAGGTCGTGGTGGTGCCGGATTTCCAACAGGTTTAAAATGGGAATTGGTAAAAAAACACGAAAGCGACACAAAATATATCATTTGTAACGGCGATGAGGGCGACCCCGGTGCTTTTATGGACCGGATGTTACTCGAATCGTATCCGTATCGGGTAATCGAAGGAATGATCATTGCTGCTTATGCAACGGACATTCACCAGGGGTATTTTTATATCCGCGCCGAATATCCGCTGGCGGTAAAACGTATTCGCGAAGCCTTGAAAATATGTGAGGCTAAAAATTATCTGGGCAAAAATATTTTGGGTAGTGGTTTCGATCTTAAACTGCAGATTTACGAAGGTGCTGGTGCGTTTGTTTGTGGCGAAGAAAGTGCACTTATCGCTTCCATTGAAGGAAATCGTGGTTTTCCGAGAATGCGTCCGCCATTTCCTGCCGAGAGCGGTTTGTGGGGAAAACCAACTCTGGTAAACAATACCGAAACCCTTGCACAGATTTCCTATATTCTCCGCGAGGGAGCTGAAGGATTTTCAAAAATCGGATCAGGGAAAAGCACTGGAACAAAAGTTTTTGCACTGGCCGG
Proteins encoded in this region:
- a CDS encoding PQQ-binding-like beta-propeller repeat protein, whose amino-acid sequence is MIQKCLVLVSALIFSVTSLYAQEPTVWRGQNNGIYPETGLLKEWPANGPEILWTAEGLGEGHSSPVFANDKIYLSTMIDGEGFIFIFSQDGEIIKKVSYGTEFAESYPGARSSVVVDGDLMYIYSGLGVLTCMDSENGEVKWRKNAFTDFDGENIRWGVTETVLIDGDVVYLTPGGKKNNIVALNRFNGDLIWTSAGKGELSAYCTPLLVELPARKLLLTHTADHIIGVDAKTGQLLWDYPHKNQWSVHPNTPLFYNGDLFCFSGYGKGGVKLDLSEDGSSVTKQWENPELDSRMGGMVVVDGYLYGSGDKGREWRCVNWETGEEKYASKDIAKGVTIYADGMLYCYSERGELALVEATPEGFNIVSQTKVELGTAQHWAHPVINNGRLFVRHGDVLIAYKIK
- a CDS encoding PQQ-binding-like beta-propeller repeat protein, giving the protein MKIALTLLIAAFTLSLSAQVTQWRGPNRDGHFPETGLLKEWPEKGPELLMQVEKIGKGYSSAIAEGDMIYTTGMIDTMDYLTAINPDGSFKYQVPYGRSWTNSFPDTRSTPVIDNDRIYVQSGTGQVSCINKGSGETIWEVNVDENFHGEYHIWGNSETVLICDDKVIVSPGGKETSVVALNKMTGEKVWQTESLGGPRAYASATIYEWNGFRYILAVIGTDLMAIVPETGEIAWSYRYWNPTHWDQDGLIWTNTPVFKDNRIFITMGYDYPAVMLEVDSTGTSVSEKFVDHTFDNHHHGVILTDGYLYGSNWFDNKRGKWICMNWDSGEIKYVADWDTKGSVVMADGLLYCYNERGNVGLVKPDPDGFEVISEFKIREGAGPHWAHPFIANGKLYMRHGDVLMVYDIKA
- a CDS encoding PQQ-binding-like beta-propeller repeat protein, which translates into the protein MIKRTINIILILIGTIGFISIFWWLNADPTKGFSVNLEGADNRGKGVPLQEVNIGEYFEEFASDYQVLDETWTNFRGADHDNISKSSVKLVESFGAEGPKILWSKKLGEGHSGAAIYKGLAYVLDYSEEERADILRCFSVVSGEEQWRRGYDVAIKRNHGMSRTIPAVTDKYIVTIGPKCHVMCLDRETGDFRWGLDVVKEYQNEIPFWYTGQCPIIDNGVAIIATGGSKMMVAIDCETGEKLWETPNPNGWKMSHSSVMPFTFGSRKMYVYSAIGGLLGVAADGSDAGQILWATSQWNHSVVAPSPVCMPDGKIFLTAGYGAGSMIVQLTENNGVFSAEPLYEYAPKDGLACEQQTPILWNGLLFGIVPKDGGANRNQLICVNPSDTRKVVWTSGKENRFGLGPYFIADNKLFILSDDGTLTIARPSTEKYIQLEQVKVIEDGHDAWAPFALADGYLLLRDAETMICIDLNVNG
- a CDS encoding 4Fe-4S binding protein; this encodes MRDQLNQNSYEPRFTSREQKRFFGFKLKSVIFTFAFNLLSFNLSAQKQRFPKPEFDTGYTQPTPVTPELRALAMEYFDVLVLLLVLAAATYFALKSRSRQGILWLSIFTLVYFGFYRNGCICSIGAIQNVTLTFFDPAYAISITALLFFILPLVVTLFFGRTFCAGACPLGAIQDLVVVKPISLPKWLNKTLGLIPYLYLSLAVLFAATGTDFIICRYDPFVGIFRMDAKFLMIVLGVAFLLMGMFVARPYCRFLCPYGVLLSWMSRFSSRHLTITPSKCIQCKLCANSCPFDAIDFPTNEKEVVKSGLGPKRFITYALVIPLWIALGVFVGAKSHTFLSKANQDVYLAELLIEHPELKNDPNNIDVQTFLASGKSMDELVNEATVIREKFYIGSMIAGGFMGLVIGMTLLNTVVFRKRQDYEPHKGNCFSCARCVDYCPVEK
- a CDS encoding PQQ-binding-like beta-propeller repeat protein, which translates into the protein MSLTKGIVLVVQGVWIIAPLKNNIEKEEKDIMNNQDKLKLSKNIALIAGIFCSAVALLLLLNFWQLTKTDPIESKALEALVERLKDDANNEELKEEIRNFDLLARKAYFNSQWQVETGAYMLLFGAIVLAFALRVYYSAKSKIEEPDKVLENEIASRIIAQKGIVIVGAAVMVLALLASFLSVNQLKSYDAASLVAENESPDEEVVEVINVAPAQIATNEVVEELVVDEDTTENVSEETTTEVQSEESSSETVAEAAPPEPKPAAVSTEITLAEIQKNHNSFRGPLAQGVIMHKNIPTEWDGVAGTNVIWKAEVPKHGFNSPIIWEDKLFVSGADNTSREVYCYNRNDGKLLWTGLADNISGSPATPPRVTDDTGLAAPTLTTDGKAVFAIFGTGDVIAFDMNGKRVWARNLGVPDNHYGHSSSLITWNGKLLIQYDTNRGGKVMALDNKTGETVWETVRNSKISWASPVLAEVDGRYQLVLTADPIVAGYDVETGEELWSVECMMGEVGPSVGYDDGIVVAANEYARMVAIDIRTHETLWEDDFYLPEASSVLAHDGLVYVATSYGVFVCYDLKEGELLWEDDFGSPVYSSPVYADGKVFLMDNDGVMRIYEFGRELKKISENELGELSGPTPAFADGRIYIRGLEHVFCIGK
- a CDS encoding NAD(P)H-dependent oxidoreductase subunit E, translated to MTEENKYIDQLIQEKGITQKSLIPILQAIQKEYNYLPEDVLRLVADKTEISLAEIIGVASFYSQFRLQPVGEHMIKVCVGTACHVKGAGQVYDAFRRELKLAEGEETEESGKYTLEQVACLGCCTLAPVVQIDETTYGHVASDQVAQVIADFESLKGTKNTKKARKADGSEIQGEIRIGLGSCCVASGSKEIQEEVEHVVNESGLRVSLKHVGCVGMCHQVPLVEVVPNEGEATLYAKVKPEDVKNIVESHFQAPGLFTRLKNKLLHTVEEIQTDRNWDGVERYEISMREKPVASFLGKQIPIATESRGIINPLDINEYLSRGGFSALDKVLNKMAPDEVIREVKDSGVRGRGGAGFPTGLKWELVKKHESDTKYIICNGDEGDPGAFMDRMLLESYPYRVIEGMIIAAYATDIHQGYFYIRAEYPLAVKRIREALKICEAKNYLGKNILGSGFDLKLQIYEGAGAFVCGEESALIASIEGNRGFPRMRPPFPAESGLWGKPTLVNNTETLAQISYILREGAEGFSKIGSGKSTGTKVFALAGKVARGGLIEVPMGITIKQVIEEIGGGIANGRKFKAVQIGGPSGGCIPAEHSDTPIDFESLGEMGAMMGSGGLVVLDDTDCMVDIARYFLSFTQEESCGKCTFCRVGTKRMLDILDGIVSGRGKKGDIEELEHLAEWTKKGSLCGLGKTAPNPVLSTLKHFRDEYEAHINGTCPTGKCAELITYSVNDECIGCTKCVQKCPVDAIPFTPHEKHSIDTELCIKCDACRAACPVDAIDVK